A DNA window from Alligator mississippiensis isolate rAllMis1 chromosome 11, rAllMis1, whole genome shotgun sequence contains the following coding sequences:
- the LOC132243798 gene encoding olfactory receptor 10A7-like, which produces MGKTNQSCLTEVVFLGFSDFQELQVLLFVLVLLFYVFALLGNTLIVIVTLVDPALHTSMYFFLRNLSFLEVCYTSVTTPKMLVDLLSETQTISFVGCGVQMFFFLLFAVTECSLLSIMAYDRYVAICNPLQYTLRMNQRACTELSALAWTIGTLVAFSHTVSIFTKPFCGANTIRHFFCEMVAVLTLASTDTHKNEVSITVLTVILLMAPFLLILLSYVFIISNILKMPSAEGRRKAFSTCSSHLIVVSLFYGSGTFVYMKPSSVHSQSKERFFSLVYTVLTPTVNPIIYSLRNKEVKSAVRKMISQKVFR; this is translated from the coding sequence ATGGGGAAAACCAACCAGTCGTGTTTGACTGAGGTAGTTTTCTTGGGATTCTCAGACTTCCAAGAACTCCAAGTGCTGCTCTTTGTCCTAGTGCTGCTCTTCTATGTGTTTGCCCTCTTAGGGAATACACTGATAGTTATTGTCACCCTAGTGGATCCTGCCCTTCACACTtccatgtatttcttccttagGAATTTATCCTTCCTGGAAGTTTGCTACACCTCAGTAACAACCCCAAAGATGCTGGTGGACCTGCTCTCAGAGACCCAGACAATCTCCTTTGTGGGTTGTGGTGTTCAGATGTTTTTCTTCCTGTTGTTTGCAGTCACAGAGTGCTCCCTTCTCTCTATCATGGCATATGATCGTTACGTTGCAATATGCAACCCCCTGCAGTACACCCTCCGCATGAACCAGAGAGCCTGTACTGAGTTGTCTGCTCTTGCGTGGACCATTGGTACTTTGGTAGCCTTCAGCCATACTGTTTCAATATTTACAAAGCCCTTCTGTGGGGCTAATACAATTCGCCACTTCTTCTGTGAAATGGTTGCTGTGTTGACATTGGCTTCTACTGACACccacaaaaatgaagtttctatTACTGTTCTTACTGTGATACTCTTAATGGCCCCATTTTTGCTTATCCTCTTGTCTTATGTCTTCATTATCTCCAATATCCTTAAAATGCCTTCAGCGGAGGGCAGAAGAAAGGCTTTCTCCACTTGCTCCTCGCACCTAATTGTGGTTTCACTCTTCTATGGGTCAGGAACATTTGTTTATATGAAACCCAGTTCGGTCCATTCGCAGAGCAAAGAAAGGTTCTTTTCCCTGGTATATACAGTACTGACTCCAACGGTTAACCCAATTATTTATAGCCTAAGAAATAAGGAGGTAAAATCTGCTGTTAGAAAAATGATAAGCCAAAAAGTGTTCAGATAA